In Megalopta genalis isolate 19385.01 chromosome 7, iyMegGena1_principal, whole genome shotgun sequence, a single window of DNA contains:
- the LOC117225202 gene encoding protein spaetzle produces the protein MKEETNMSNALKVLMLLWICIDVHCQMQWYEQSHESYFNYKNLDDKPSVSSSGDSEVRIAPRIGLKWPFSPQNRIKATSQPPSTDDNGVPNDKFLFPGSISNKEQVGPAPVCKETTFCDDVSNYPTKSVSDAIARQNLPHYINVDGIDINFRLAVLTESLCISNEKVVYPKTAETEDNRWLYVVNHPNYTQGVRIETCSLEGESCKLIQGFATGYDTFCAQKYIYRELAAYKDGRITQELFRFPANCCCQVEFVGTSQRLRSNRSYTPLNAENYMGTV, from the exons ATGAAAGAAGAAACGAATATGAGTAATGCTCTCAAAGTGTTAATGTTACTCTGG ATTTGTATCGACGTCCATTGTCAGATGCAGTGGTATGAGCAATCACATGAAAGTTACTTCAATTACAAAAACCTTGATGACAAACCTTCAGTCTCCAGTAGCGGCGACTCCGAAGTTCGAATTGCTCCAAGAATTGGCTTGAAGTGGCCCTTCAGCCCACAAAACCGAATTAAGGCGACGTCGCAACCTCCAAGCACCG ACGACAACGGGGTACCGAATGATAAATTTCTCTTCCCTGGCAGTATATCAAATAAAGAACAAGTTGGCCCAGCACCTGTTTGCAAAGAAACAACATTCTGCGACGATGTTTCGAATTATCCGACAAAATCGGTGAGCGATGCGATTGCGAGACAGAATCTTCCGCATTATATAAACGTCGACGGA ATCGATATCAATTTTCGGTTGGCAGTTCTTACCGAGTCTCTTTGCATATCTAAT GAGAAAGTTGTGTATCCGAAGACAGCGGAAACCGAAGATAATCGATGGTTATACGTCGTTAACCATCCCAATTACACTCAAGGAGTACGCATTGAGACATGCAG CCTGGAAGGCGAATCATGCAAGCTTATACAAGGATTCGCGACTGGATACGATACATTCTGCGCACAGAAATACATCTACCGCGAACTCGCGGCATACAAGGACGGCAGGATCACACAGGAACTTTTCCGATTTCCGGCCAATTGCTGTTGCCAGGTTGAATTCGTCGGCACATCACAGCGTTTGAGATCGAATCGATCGTATACCCCCCTGAATGCCGAAAACTATATGGGCACAGTTTAA